One window from the genome of Pseudonocardia hierapolitana encodes:
- a CDS encoding TetR/AcrR family transcriptional regulator: protein MADQRKERTTAALLHAAEALFRERSVEDVTVEEIAESAGVAVGSIYNHFGSKAGLHAALVERALATDRDFMDRAYRSTDSPVEQIHAAAEQYLAFYLAHPDHFRMLAFPDPPGRYAAGQELSERLARSVDEQNQRLVDAIRRGIATGELRAVDPDRTATVLWAAWNGIISLAWRPDSLRRDEAGLRELLETATDVIADGLRARG, encoded by the coding sequence GTGGCCGATCAGCGCAAGGAACGGACCACGGCCGCGCTGCTGCACGCGGCCGAGGCGCTCTTCCGGGAGCGATCCGTCGAGGACGTGACCGTGGAGGAGATCGCCGAGTCGGCAGGCGTGGCGGTCGGGTCGATCTACAACCACTTCGGTTCCAAGGCCGGCCTGCACGCCGCCCTCGTCGAACGCGCGCTCGCGACAGACCGCGACTTCATGGACCGGGCGTACCGGTCCACCGACTCACCGGTCGAACAGATCCACGCAGCGGCCGAGCAGTACCTCGCCTTCTACCTGGCGCACCCCGACCACTTCCGCATGCTCGCCTTCCCCGACCCGCCGGGCCGGTACGCAGCAGGGCAGGAGCTGTCCGAGCGGCTGGCCCGCTCCGTCGACGAGCAGAACCAGCGGCTCGTCGACGCGATCAGACGGGGCATCGCGACGGGCGAGCTGCGCGCCGTCGACCCGGACCGGACCGCGACCGTCCTGTGGGCGGCGTGGAACGGCATCATCAGCCTCGCCTGGCGTCCCGACTCACTGCGCCGGGACGAGGCGGGGCTGCGCGAACTGCTCGAGACGGCCACCGACGTCATCGCCGATGGCCTCCGCGCGCGCGGCTGA
- a CDS encoding DUF397 domain-containing protein: MISHDRFRKSSFSGAGGCVEARLLPDGRVALRDSKDLSVPPNHFSPTAWEAFLAGIRAGEFDLG, from the coding sequence GTGATCTCGCACGACCGTTTCCGCAAGAGCAGCTTCTCCGGTGCCGGCGGCTGCGTGGAGGCTCGCCTCCTCCCCGACGGCCGCGTCGCCCTGCGCGACAGCAAGGACCTGAGCGTTCCCCCGAACCACTTCAGCCCGACTGCCTGGGAGGCGTTCCTGGCCGGGATCCGGGCCGGCGAGTTCGATCTGGGTTGA
- a CDS encoding helix-turn-helix domain-containing protein: MPSSEGPLLHRRRLGAELRRLRGERTLEEVAEATLISTSKLSRLENGQGVPQPRDIRDLVNFYRLDAQIAERLRRWASAGRSQAWWREYSDALFTGLATYVDYESGASTIRSFAAAVVPPLLQTEAYAVELYRVLPAIKTDESARRVLEVRARRQHLLVESDDAPQLIFVLDESVLRRPFGSPDDVREQLDHLHSVSRQRNVSLRVVPFSGGLHAGLVGLFTILQYADDRDRDVVAVESHTGERILEQPSNVLEYLRIFDAITRKALDHDESRALIAEIRDRTTHSPKGTP, translated from the coding sequence GTGCCGTCGTCTGAGGGTCCGCTGCTGCACCGCCGCAGGCTCGGGGCCGAGCTGCGGCGCCTGCGTGGGGAGCGCACCCTCGAGGAGGTCGCCGAGGCGACGCTGATCAGCACGTCGAAGCTGAGTCGGCTGGAGAACGGGCAGGGCGTTCCGCAGCCGCGCGACATCCGCGACCTCGTGAACTTCTACCGTCTCGACGCGCAGATCGCCGAGCGTCTGCGTCGTTGGGCGAGCGCCGGACGCAGCCAGGCGTGGTGGCGGGAGTACTCCGATGCCCTGTTCACGGGCCTCGCCACATATGTGGACTACGAGTCCGGTGCATCGACGATCCGCAGCTTCGCTGCCGCGGTCGTGCCACCCCTGCTGCAGACCGAGGCGTACGCCGTCGAGCTCTACAGGGTGCTTCCGGCCATCAAGACCGACGAGTCCGCGCGCAGGGTGCTGGAGGTTCGGGCGAGGCGCCAGCACTTGCTCGTGGAATCCGACGACGCCCCACAGCTGATCTTCGTGCTCGACGAATCGGTGCTGCGGCGGCCGTTCGGCTCGCCCGACGACGTCCGCGAACAGCTCGACCACCTGCATTCCGTTTCGCGTCAGCGGAACGTGTCGCTGCGGGTCGTGCCGTTCAGCGGTGGCCTGCACGCCGGTCTCGTCGGGCTGTTCACGATCCTCCAGTACGCCGACGACCGCGACCGCGATGTCGTGGCCGTCGAGTCGCACACCGGCGAGCGCATCCTCGAACAGCCGTCGAACGTCCTGGAGTACCTCCGGATCTTCGACGCGATCACGCGCAAGGCGCTCGACCATGACGAATCCCGCGCACTCATCGCCGAGATCCGGGATCGAACCACCCACTCCCCGAAGGGCACGCCGTGA
- a CDS encoding acetyltransferase, with protein sequence MSDATLALRAATESDWPDLVRIWRRAVEATHSFLAPSDIDEIETQVRTTVLPSLTVTVAQRARSGSVGWIGVHDTQVEALFVDPTAHRQGVGRALLDAATAAMPHVTLDVNEQNPSAVGFYKRHGFVEIGRSERDGEGRPFPLVHMRRG encoded by the coding sequence GTGAGCGACGCGACCTTGGCACTACGCGCTGCCACCGAGAGCGACTGGCCCGACCTCGTCCGGATCTGGCGCCGCGCTGTGGAAGCGACGCACAGCTTCCTGGCCCCCTCCGACATCGACGAGATCGAGACCCAGGTCCGCACGACAGTCCTCCCGTCGTTGACCGTCACCGTCGCCCAGCGGGCGAGGAGCGGCTCCGTCGGTTGGATCGGCGTGCACGACACCCAGGTCGAGGCACTGTTCGTGGACCCCACAGCACATCGACAAGGGGTCGGAAGGGCGCTGCTCGACGCGGCCACCGCTGCCATGCCACACGTCACGCTGGACGTGAACGAGCAGAACCCGTCAGCGGTCGGCTTCTACAAGCGCCACGGCTTCGTAGAGATCGGACGGTCCGAGCGTGACGGCGAGGGGCGCCCGTTCCCACTCGTCCACATGCGGAGGGGCTGA
- a CDS encoding DUF4386 family protein — protein MSASRREEPRGSGTSADRGVLALSGVLLLVGFVVNAIQRMLLHPTGAEDDHEAIFAEYAVSDVWVATHFAEFVLVLVALAGLLVLCRALRRETPYLALLAAGAITASGAAWTALQAVDGITLKQAVDAWAAASGAEKATRYADAETVRWIEWGLQGYFRVLLGIAFLLLGAAAVVSRLVPSWLGMLLVVGGLLSLAIGFSIGYQGLESGFQDAIGIALQLVVLVFGVGLLVSRRAREPGTRAAST, from the coding sequence ATGAGCGCCAGCCGTCGTGAAGAACCTCGCGGGAGCGGAACTTCGGCAGACCGCGGTGTGCTGGCCCTCAGCGGCGTACTACTGCTTGTGGGCTTCGTCGTGAACGCGATCCAGAGAATGCTCTTGCACCCGACCGGAGCGGAAGACGATCACGAGGCGATCTTCGCCGAGTACGCGGTCAGTGACGTCTGGGTCGCTACTCACTTCGCAGAGTTCGTACTCGTGCTCGTGGCCCTTGCCGGGTTGCTGGTGCTCTGCCGCGCCCTGCGACGGGAGACGCCCTACCTCGCGCTGCTGGCCGCTGGCGCGATCACCGCGAGCGGCGCGGCGTGGACCGCTCTCCAAGCGGTGGATGGCATCACGCTCAAGCAGGCAGTAGACGCTTGGGCCGCCGCGTCGGGGGCCGAAAAGGCAACTCGCTACGCCGATGCCGAAACCGTTCGCTGGATCGAGTGGGGCCTCCAGGGCTACTTCCGGGTCCTGCTCGGCATCGCCTTCCTGCTCTTGGGCGCAGCGGCTGTCGTGAGCCGCCTCGTCCCGAGCTGGCTCGGCATGCTCCTGGTGGTCGGCGGCCTGCTCTCCCTCGCCATAGGGTTCTCGATCGGCTACCAGGGGCTGGAGAGCGGCTTCCAGGACGCGATAGGCATCGCCCTCCAGCTCGTCGTCCTCGTCTTCGGCGTCGGCCTGCTCGTCAGCCGCCGAGCCCGAGAGCCGGGCACCCGCGCGGCTAGCACCTAG
- a CDS encoding ATP-binding protein, with protein MARYSKVGSSAPSPVTTPRGINPFPGPRAYRRDDQPYFFGRVDEIEELTSLVLSSSATLLYAPSGAGKSSLLQAGVAPHLERRFDFVILPTVRLGAGTRMSSTDHASNPFVRAVCETIGNPDVAIPADITEAAATRRPDSSRRVLLILDQFEEVFNDPALWRQREEFFTALTNALEKNTWLRAIIALRSDYLADLVPHERNLPAKLVVRYQLESLTEEQAANAIASAFAASGLSLADDSLRVVLDALLEDITRPPGQQRVPGQHVNTIQLQIVCRRLWEELRDAHGDRQRESLLTPTTFSVRGSMSQFVDEAISEAVHRSHGDEAAIRWWLSNTLITPSGRRGFVVVDEQEAAGLPNSVIDALEVVRLIQLEQRHGLRLAELTHDSMIAGVEVSNEAWRRSRDRKRRRSSGMFLAALIGLLAVFPFLQIEREAIIAGPITQEDVGRGRDARLEFSGNRRGVVVDVLVSGQPGPVPAKFSVMEVGADGRDLPLVTAEIPLSPKAYPTTVPVRTSPDRTYAAVLAASNARYRLAVSSLPTVQVDEDRSRLVLSPRVTVLLEHGRRELISAQGLNDVAGVMPIAVETTEDWALIEGPPSPKFPILLLDPESSDNPFQPTIISRKAVAPPVQVGPGQSIKIVAHPMGLASPTIGSNQQPAGAEVHCSDSTKVKVVYGAADTGVPPTSFVGVGRDSVVLPMNVLNIQASHPQILLHGSATPGASCAVSVRSFSEPAVTEIGRRVLVVPESASANAFRIALPQDAVLVMNQNPGVNASLECASPEYKLALSSRQDKLLAPIPATMPCDLWLVRKDSSAGTLSLPIWVVDTSAAGGW; from the coding sequence ATGGCCAGATACTCCAAAGTCGGCTCAAGCGCCCCGAGCCCGGTAACGACACCCCGGGGGATCAACCCGTTCCCGGGCCCGAGAGCCTATCGACGCGATGATCAGCCGTACTTCTTCGGGCGGGTCGACGAGATCGAGGAACTGACATCGCTCGTGCTGTCCAGCAGCGCAACGCTCCTCTATGCGCCGTCCGGCGCCGGCAAGTCGTCCCTCTTGCAGGCCGGAGTCGCGCCTCACCTCGAGCGAAGGTTCGACTTCGTCATCTTACCGACGGTGCGTCTTGGCGCCGGCACCCGCATGAGCTCGACCGATCATGCGTCCAACCCGTTCGTCCGTGCGGTGTGTGAGACGATCGGCAACCCAGACGTGGCGATTCCTGCTGATATCACCGAGGCTGCGGCAACCCGCCGGCCGGATTCGTCGCGGCGCGTGCTCCTGATCCTGGACCAGTTTGAGGAGGTCTTCAATGATCCCGCGCTGTGGCGGCAGCGCGAGGAGTTCTTCACCGCATTGACGAACGCGCTCGAGAAGAATACGTGGCTGCGCGCCATCATCGCGCTTCGCAGCGACTACTTGGCCGATCTCGTACCGCACGAGCGGAACTTGCCCGCCAAGCTGGTAGTCCGGTACCAGCTGGAGAGCCTGACTGAGGAGCAGGCGGCGAACGCGATCGCGTCCGCCTTCGCTGCATCTGGCCTGAGCCTCGCCGACGACAGCCTGCGCGTCGTCCTAGACGCGCTTCTAGAAGACATCACTCGCCCACCCGGCCAGCAACGGGTCCCGGGGCAGCACGTTAACACTATTCAGCTGCAGATCGTCTGCCGACGGCTGTGGGAGGAGCTTCGAGACGCACACGGTGACCGACAGCGGGAATCCCTTCTGACTCCGACCACCTTCAGCGTGCGCGGCTCCATGTCGCAGTTCGTCGACGAGGCAATCAGCGAGGCGGTGCACCGCAGCCACGGGGACGAGGCCGCGATTCGATGGTGGCTGAGCAACACCTTGATCACGCCGTCCGGCCGACGTGGCTTCGTCGTCGTCGACGAGCAGGAGGCAGCAGGGCTGCCGAACTCGGTCATCGACGCGTTGGAGGTGGTCAGACTCATTCAGCTGGAGCAGCGGCACGGGCTGCGGCTCGCCGAGTTGACACATGACAGCATGATCGCCGGAGTCGAGGTTTCCAATGAGGCGTGGCGCCGGTCTAGAGACCGGAAGCGTCGGCGCAGCTCGGGCATGTTTCTGGCCGCGCTGATCGGGCTGCTAGCCGTTTTCCCGTTCCTCCAGATTGAGCGAGAGGCGATCATCGCGGGCCCGATTACTCAAGAAGACGTGGGGAGGGGCAGAGACGCAAGGCTGGAGTTCTCAGGAAATCGGCGTGGCGTCGTCGTCGATGTCCTAGTAAGCGGCCAGCCGGGCCCTGTCCCCGCCAAGTTCTCCGTCATGGAGGTCGGAGCGGACGGGCGTGACCTGCCTCTCGTCACCGCGGAGATCCCGCTGAGCCCCAAGGCTTATCCAACTACTGTTCCGGTAAGGACCAGCCCCGATCGCACCTACGCGGCAGTGCTCGCGGCCTCCAACGCGCGCTACAGGCTAGCCGTGTCGAGCCTGCCGACCGTACAGGTGGACGAGGATCGGTCTCGGCTGGTCCTGAGTCCACGGGTCACCGTACTGCTGGAACACGGCCGGCGGGAGTTGATCAGTGCTCAGGGCCTGAATGACGTGGCCGGGGTCATGCCGATCGCCGTGGAAACGACGGAAGACTGGGCGCTGATCGAGGGCCCGCCTAGCCCGAAATTTCCTATTCTCCTTCTCGATCCTGAATCGTCTGACAATCCGTTCCAGCCCACCATCATCTCGAGGAAGGCCGTCGCGCCACCGGTCCAAGTTGGGCCTGGCCAATCCATCAAGATTGTGGCCCACCCCATGGGATTGGCATCGCCGACCATTGGCAGCAACCAGCAACCCGCCGGAGCCGAGGTGCACTGCAGCGATTCGACGAAGGTGAAGGTCGTGTACGGCGCAGCAGACACCGGCGTTCCCCCCACCTCATTCGTGGGTGTCGGGAGAGACAGCGTTGTACTGCCGATGAACGTGCTGAACATTCAGGCGAGCCACCCCCAGATACTGCTTCACGGCTCGGCCACTCCGGGCGCCAGCTGCGCGGTGAGCGTCAGGTCCTTCTCGGAGCCCGCGGTAACGGAAATCGGGCGGCGGGTTCTCGTCGTGCCGGAGTCGGCGAGCGCGAATGCGTTCCGAATCGCATTGCCGCAGGATGCGGTGCTGGTCATGAACCAGAATCCGGGCGTCAACGCCTCGCTGGAATGCGCATCGCCCGAGTACAAGCTTGCATTGAGTTCCCGCCAAGACAAGCTGCTTGCCCCCATCCCGGCGACTATGCCGTGCGACCTGTGGCTGGTCCGGAAGGACTCGAGCGCCGGCACCCTGTCACTCCCCATCTGGGTCGTCGACACGTCCGCCGCCGGAGGCTGGTAG
- a CDS encoding SIR2 family NAD-dependent protein deacylase — protein sequence MRTNTEKRGGSGHDPEDDSRMIAQDDGGIPHELSLRDETWETLVDSVLGGECTPFLGAGVAAPYLPRGSELAADLAKEFNYPLDDDTNLARVTQYIASLRQPSFVKRRVCKRLAEAQRQAVEALEGGPPPNHLMLAQLRLPVYVTTNYDDYLERAVLAVGPAKPTVEICRWNDRLARDLPKYRREAPTQAKPTIFHLHGHMDEPNSILITDDDYIDFAVSLAQRAVSKIDPVIPHFVRRALGNTNLLFVGYSLEDWNFRVLMRHIMKQQAVLPNEVYNSLSIQLSSNSMPAERRRLAEEFLEKYLKTSAAIDVYWGDAGPFLKELLHRLPPAPGMK from the coding sequence GTGAGGACCAACACTGAGAAGCGCGGCGGCAGTGGCCACGACCCGGAGGACGATTCTCGAATGATCGCGCAGGACGACGGCGGCATTCCGCACGAGCTCTCCCTGAGGGACGAGACCTGGGAGACCTTGGTCGACTCCGTGCTCGGCGGCGAGTGCACCCCGTTCCTCGGAGCGGGCGTCGCAGCGCCCTACCTCCCCCGCGGCTCCGAGCTTGCCGCCGATCTCGCCAAGGAATTCAACTACCCGCTTGACGACGACACGAACCTTGCCCGGGTGACACAGTACATTGCGAGCCTACGCCAGCCATCGTTTGTCAAGCGACGAGTGTGTAAACGACTGGCTGAGGCGCAGCGCCAGGCTGTCGAGGCCCTCGAGGGTGGTCCGCCACCGAACCATCTCATGCTTGCCCAGCTTAGGCTACCGGTCTACGTCACGACGAATTACGACGACTACCTCGAGCGCGCGGTACTCGCGGTCGGACCAGCGAAGCCGACTGTCGAGATCTGTCGGTGGAACGACCGCCTCGCTCGCGATTTGCCGAAATATCGAAGAGAGGCGCCCACGCAAGCCAAGCCCACCATCTTCCACCTGCACGGCCACATGGACGAGCCGAACTCCATTTTGATCACCGACGACGACTACATCGACTTCGCGGTCAGCCTCGCCCAGCGCGCCGTGAGCAAGATTGACCCGGTGATCCCGCACTTCGTCCGCCGAGCGCTCGGAAATACCAACTTGCTTTTCGTTGGCTACAGCCTTGAGGACTGGAACTTCCGTGTGCTGATGCGCCACATCATGAAGCAGCAGGCCGTGCTCCCCAATGAAGTGTATAACAGCCTCAGTATCCAGTTGTCCAGCAACAGCATGCCAGCAGAGCGCAGACGACTCGCCGAGGAATTTCTCGAGAAGTACTTGAAGACGTCAGCCGCGATCGACGTGTACTGGGGAGACGCCGGCCCCTTCCTGAAGGAGTTGCTGCACCGACTTCCCCCCGCGCCCGGTATGAAATAG
- a CDS encoding tyrosine-type recombinase/integrase: MSRVNDARTTTAAALAAARAARPGESFPAGGRTLRLAATTAEAAARIWGENPDTGRRHDLTGEEDRAFWTWAAIQTLRHTGIRIEELTELSHHSLIHYTLPSTGEPVPLLQIAPSKTDTERLLVISPELADVCAAIITGIRGRDGALGCVASYDTHERVWNPPMPLLFQRRFGLEHRAIPAATIREWISGALDGADVTDVAGQPLRFTPHDFRRLFITDAVLHGMPPHIAQLVAGHRDINTTMGYKAVYPDEVINGHRAFIARRRALRPSTEYRVPTEQEWEEFLGHFERRKLALGACGRSYATPCIHEHACLRCPLLRPDPAHRARLVEIRDNLHARIAEARREGWLGEVDGLQVSLTGARQKLTQLDQLANQATSTHLGMPRFPQIAGRSVPHPPT; the protein is encoded by the coding sequence CTGTCCCGGGTCAACGACGCGCGCACCACCACGGCCGCCGCCCTGGCCGCCGCACGGGCTGCCCGGCCCGGCGAGTCCTTCCCCGCCGGCGGCCGCACCCTGCGCCTCGCCGCCACCACAGCCGAGGCCGCCGCCCGGATCTGGGGCGAGAACCCCGACACCGGCCGCCGCCACGACCTCACCGGTGAGGAGGACCGGGCGTTCTGGACCTGGGCCGCGATCCAGACACTGCGTCACACCGGGATCCGCATCGAGGAGCTGACCGAGCTCAGTCATCACAGCCTCATCCACTACACCCTGCCGAGCACCGGGGAACCCGTCCCGCTGCTGCAGATCGCCCCGTCGAAGACCGACACCGAACGGCTGCTGGTCATCAGCCCCGAGCTCGCCGACGTCTGCGCCGCGATCATCACCGGGATCCGCGGCCGGGACGGCGCGCTGGGCTGCGTCGCCTCCTACGACACCCACGAACGGGTCTGGAACCCGCCGATGCCGCTGCTGTTCCAGCGCCGGTTCGGCCTCGAACACCGCGCCATCCCCGCCGCCACCATCCGGGAATGGATCAGCGGCGCGCTCGACGGGGCCGATGTCACCGACGTCGCCGGACAGCCACTGCGGTTCACCCCGCACGACTTCCGCCGCCTGTTCATCACCGACGCCGTCCTGCACGGCATGCCCCCGCACATCGCCCAACTCGTGGCCGGGCACCGCGACATCAACACCACCATGGGCTACAAGGCGGTCTATCCCGACGAGGTGATCAATGGGCACCGGGCGTTCATCGCCCGCCGCCGGGCGCTACGCCCCAGCACCGAATACCGGGTGCCGACCGAGCAGGAATGGGAGGAATTCCTCGGCCACTTCGAACGCCGCAAACTCGCCCTCGGCGCCTGCGGGCGCTCCTACGCCACCCCGTGCATCCACGAACACGCCTGCCTGCGCTGCCCTCTGCTGCGCCCCGACCCCGCACACCGCGCGCGGCTGGTTGAGATCCGCGACAACCTGCACGCCCGCATCGCCGAAGCCCGCCGCGAGGGCTGGCTCGGCGAAGTCGACGGCCTGCAAGTCAGCCTCACCGGCGCCCGCCAGAAGCTCACCCAACTCGACCAGCTCGCCAACCAGGCCACCAGCACCCACCTCGGTATGCCCCGCTTCCCGCAGATCGCCGGACGCTCCGTCCCCCACCCGCCAACCTGA
- a CDS encoding LLM class flavin-dependent oxidoreductase → MRCSVNIPNLGDFADPRVVGEIARLAEDAGWDGLFIWDHLIGYNRDLVGEFAATNILLAAAALATNRIRLGTQVTPVPRRRAHQLAREIATLDRLTGGRMILGVGLGDPVENEYGRFDEPTDFKVLAALLDEGLEAITLLWSGEPVTFHGRYVTVDDVIMRPTPVQRPRVPIWVGGHWPRKAPARRAARWDGAVLTIGPWEQPPDPDVIAEMHAYTQAHRDEAGLGDEPFELVVGGATPGNTATTRDIVGPLAAAGATWWDERFPFDSLGRFDAVRARVEQGPPTLG, encoded by the coding sequence ATGCGGTGCTCGGTCAACATCCCGAACCTGGGCGACTTCGCCGACCCGCGGGTGGTGGGCGAGATAGCCCGACTCGCGGAGGACGCGGGCTGGGACGGGCTGTTCATCTGGGACCACTTGATCGGCTACAACCGGGACCTGGTGGGCGAGTTCGCTGCGACCAACATCCTGCTCGCAGCGGCTGCGCTGGCCACCAACCGGATCCGGTTGGGTACCCAGGTCACCCCGGTGCCACGGCGTCGGGCCCATCAGCTCGCTCGGGAGATCGCCACGCTTGACCGGTTGACAGGAGGGCGGATGATCCTTGGCGTTGGGCTGGGCGACCCGGTCGAGAACGAGTACGGCCGGTTCGATGAGCCGACCGACTTCAAGGTTCTGGCCGCCCTGCTGGACGAGGGGCTCGAGGCGATCACTCTGCTGTGGTCGGGTGAACCGGTCACCTTCCACGGCCGCTACGTCACTGTCGACGACGTGATCATGCGGCCCACCCCGGTGCAACGACCACGCGTCCCGATCTGGGTGGGTGGACACTGGCCGCGGAAGGCGCCTGCCCGGCGCGCCGCCCGGTGGGACGGCGCGGTCCTCACCATCGGCCCCTGGGAGCAGCCCCCCGACCCCGACGTCATCGCGGAGATGCACGCCTACACCCAGGCCCACCGCGACGAGGCCGGGCTCGGCGACGAGCCGTTCGAGTTGGTGGTCGGCGGGGCGACCCCCGGAAACACCGCGACCACCCGCGACATCGTTGGGCCGCTCGCTGCCGCGGGCGCCACCTGGTGGGACGAGCGCTTCCCGTTCGACAGCCTGGGCAGGTTCGACGCGGTCCGGGCGCGCGTCGAGCAGGGGCCACCCACGCTCGGCTGA
- a CDS encoding superoxide dismutase has translation MRPRHLLPGVLGALLAAGCATPDTVIQTAASTTPGHSTQVSETFQRSTGPAVTYDETLVPAGARGAVQSRSGEGTTTVMLAVRALERQRVYGAHVHMQPCGVLPDDAGPHFQYAVDPVEPSVDPTFANPQNEIWLDLTTDETGAGSTETTVAWTFPPDRRPKSVVLHANPTSSEPGEAGVAGGRVACISVDF, from the coding sequence ATGCGACCCCGTCACCTGCTCCCCGGAGTGCTCGGCGCCCTGCTCGCGGCCGGGTGCGCCACCCCGGACACCGTCATCCAGACGGCGGCCTCGACCACCCCAGGGCACAGCACCCAGGTGAGCGAGACGTTCCAGCGCAGCACGGGCCCGGCCGTCACCTACGACGAGACGCTGGTGCCCGCCGGCGCACGGGGCGCGGTGCAGTCCCGGTCCGGAGAGGGCACGACCACGGTGATGCTGGCCGTCCGGGCCCTCGAGCGGCAGCGCGTGTACGGGGCCCACGTGCACATGCAGCCGTGCGGGGTGCTGCCCGACGACGCGGGACCGCACTTCCAGTACGCCGTCGACCCCGTCGAGCCCAGCGTCGACCCCACGTTCGCGAACCCGCAGAACGAGATCTGGCTGGACCTCACCACCGACGAGACCGGCGCAGGCAGCACCGAGACGACGGTCGCGTGGACGTTCCCGCCGGACCGACGGCCGAAGTCGGTCGTGCTGCACGCCAACCCGACCTCCTCCGAGCCCGGTGAGGCGGGCGTGGCGGGCGGGCGCGTCGCCTGCATCTCCGTCGACTTCTGA
- the dusB gene encoding tRNA dihydrouridine synthase DusB, which translates to MSAPTTVRPLRIGSFVSDTPVVLAPMAGITNAGFRRLCREQGAGFYVCEMITSRGIVEKNPLTFRMIEFDADEHPRSMQLYGVDPAAMGLAVRMIVERDLADHIDMNFGCPVPKVTRRGGGAALPYKRRLFERIVRAAVENAGSVPVTVKMRIGIDDERHTYLDAARRAADAGVAAVALHARTAAQRYSGTADWSAIARLRDAMPAELPVLGNGDIFSAADALAMVEQTGCDGVVVGRGCLGRPWLFGDLEAAFAGRPLPEPPNLGQVAATMRRHAVLLIEHMGDHKGIRDMRKHIAWYLKGFPVGSELRRRLGMVSSIDELDELLAELDPDIPFPPDADGPRGRQGSAGRVVLPEHWLDDPDDPTVPLGAELEHSGG; encoded by the coding sequence GTGAGTGCCCCGACCACCGTCCGCCCGCTGCGGATCGGATCGTTCGTGTCCGATACGCCGGTCGTGCTCGCGCCCATGGCAGGCATCACCAACGCGGGCTTCCGGCGCCTGTGCCGCGAGCAGGGCGCCGGGTTCTACGTCTGCGAGATGATCACCTCGCGCGGGATCGTCGAGAAGAACCCGCTGACGTTCCGGATGATCGAGTTCGACGCGGACGAGCACCCGCGGTCGATGCAGCTCTACGGGGTCGACCCGGCGGCGATGGGGCTGGCCGTCCGGATGATCGTCGAACGGGATCTCGCCGACCACATCGACATGAACTTCGGCTGCCCCGTCCCCAAGGTCACGCGCCGGGGCGGCGGGGCCGCGCTGCCGTACAAGCGCAGGCTGTTCGAGCGAATCGTGCGCGCGGCGGTCGAGAACGCGGGATCGGTGCCGGTCACCGTGAAGATGCGCATCGGCATCGACGACGAGCGCCACACCTACCTCGACGCCGCCCGCCGGGCCGCCGACGCCGGGGTCGCCGCCGTCGCCCTGCACGCGCGCACGGCCGCCCAGCGCTACTCGGGCACGGCCGACTGGTCGGCGATCGCCCGGCTCCGCGACGCGATGCCCGCGGAGCTGCCGGTGCTCGGCAACGGCGACATCTTCAGCGCGGCGGACGCTCTCGCGATGGTCGAGCAGACCGGGTGCGACGGCGTCGTCGTCGGGCGCGGGTGCCTCGGCAGGCCGTGGCTCTTCGGCGACCTGGAGGCCGCGTTCGCCGGACGACCGCTGCCGGAGCCGCCGAACCTGGGGCAGGTGGCCGCCACCATGCGCAGGCACGCCGTGCTGCTCATCGAGCACATGGGCGACCACAAGGGCATCCGCGACATGCGCAAGCACATCGCCTGGTACCTCAAGGGCTTCCCGGTCGGCTCGGAGCTTCGCCGCAGGCTCGGCATGGTGAGCAGCATCGACGAGCTGGACGAACTGCTCGCCGAGCTCGACCCCGACATCCCCTTCCCACCCGACGCGGACGGCCCCCGCGGGCGGCAGGGGTCGGCAGGCCGCGTCGTGCTCCCCGAGCACTGGCTGGACGACCCGGACGACCCCACCGTCCCGCTCGGCGCAGAACTGGAGCACTCCGGCGGCTAG